A stretch of the Gossypium hirsutum isolate 1008001.06 chromosome D07, Gossypium_hirsutum_v2.1, whole genome shotgun sequence genome encodes the following:
- the LOC107954211 gene encoding UDP-glycosyltransferase 76E2 isoform X2, translated as MEEQQKSSHVVLVMVTFQGHINAALQLATILHSKGFSITIVHLELNPPNPSNYPEFTFVSIPDNLTESQLSDKDIPGLVRSVNKNCAAPLQQCLEKILHSHHHISAVIYDSFMFCAQPIVDDLGLPGVTLCTHSALGLLFYHVFPQLNEKDCISGLESPELQALQLQGFHALSSQNPTEAGMEVGAAFANALKSSSAIIVNSMEFLELEVLSKIKQYLPTPIFIVGPLHKLAPTMCNSLCTEDNKCISWLNKQAPKSVIYVSFGSIVNIDKQELIDTAWGLSNSKQPFLWVVRPSMDRGSEWTESLLNGLEESVGERGFIVKWAPQKEVLAHAAVGGFWSHCGWNSTIESICEGVPMLCRPFFGDQILNASYICNVWKIGLELKNLERGNIERTIKRLMVDMEGNYIRKRAMDLKEKAAFYLMEDGSTSCSFDGLAKHISSV; from the exons ATGGAGGAACAACAGAAATCCAGTCATGTGGTGCTTGTTATGGTAACCTTTCAAGGCCACATAAATGCCGCTCTCCAGCTAGCTACTATCTTGCACTCAAAGGGCTTCTCAATCACTATAGTTCACCTTGAATTGAACCCTCCGAACCCTTCAAACTACCCCGAATTCACCTTCGTATCCATACCAGATAATCTCACGGAATCTCAACTCTCAGATAAAGATATTCCAGGTCTTGTGAGGAGTGTCAACAAAAACTGTGCAGCACCATTACAGCAATGCCTCGAAAAGATCTTGCACTCTCATCACCATATCTCTGCTGTCATCTATGATTCATTCATGTTTTGTGCTCAACCTATAGTCGACGATTTGGGGCTACCAGGGGTAACTCTGTGTACACATTCTGCTCTAGGATTGCTATTCTATCATGTCTTTCCTCAACTTAATGAGAAAG ATTGTATATCTGGACTTGAATCACCAGAGCTTCAAGCTCTTCAGCTTCAAGGCTTTCATGCATTATCATCACAGAATCCGACTGAAGCAGGGATGGAGGTGGGAGCTGCATTCGCAAATGCGTTGAAGAGCTCATCAGCTATAATTGTGAACTCAATGGAATTTTTAGAACTAGAAGTACTGTCAAAGATCAAACAATACTTACCTACTCCAATTTTCATCGTAGGACCATTACACAAATTAGCTCCAACCATGTGCAACTCATTATGTACTGAGGACAATAAATGCATCTCTTGGCTTAACAAACAAGCCCCCAAATCTGTCATCTATGTGAGCTTTGGTAGCATTGTCAATATTGATAAGCAAGAACTAATTGACACAGCTTGGGGACTATCCAACAGTAAACAACCCTTCCTGTGGGTGGTTAGGCCTAGTATGGATCGTGGCTCAGAATGGACTGAATCATTGCTAAATGGGTTGGAAGAGAGTGTGGGAGAAAGAGGTTTCATTGTGAAATGGGCACCTCAAAAGGAAGTGTTGGCTCACGCTGCAGTGGGTGGATTTTGGAGTCACTGTGGGTGGAATTCAACCATTGAGAGTATTTGTGAAGGGGTACCGATGTTATGCAGACCTTTCTTTGGAGACCAAATCTTGAACGCAAGTTACATCTGTAACGTTTGGAAAATAGGCTTGGAATTGAAGAATCTGGAAAGAGGGAATATAGAAAGAACAATAAAAAGACTAATGGTTGATATGGAAGGAAATTACATCAGAAAGAGAGCTATGGATTTGAAGGAGAAAGCTGCTTTTTATCTAATGGAGGATGGTTCTACAAGCTGTTCTTTCGATGGGCTAGCAAAACATATATCATCAGTTTAA
- the LOC107954211 gene encoding UDP-glycosyltransferase 76E2 isoform X1, translating into MEEQQKSSHVVLVMVTFQGHINAALQLATILHSKGFSITIVHLELNPPNPSNYPEFTFVSIPDNLTESQLSDKDIPGLVRSVNKNCAAPLQQCLEKILHSHHHISAVIYDSFMFCAQPIVDDLGLPGVTLCTHSALGLLFYHVFPQLNEKVCVADCISGLESPELQALQLQGFHALSSQNPTEAGMEVGAAFANALKSSSAIIVNSMEFLELEVLSKIKQYLPTPIFIVGPLHKLAPTMCNSLCTEDNKCISWLNKQAPKSVIYVSFGSIVNIDKQELIDTAWGLSNSKQPFLWVVRPSMDRGSEWTESLLNGLEESVGERGFIVKWAPQKEVLAHAAVGGFWSHCGWNSTIESICEGVPMLCRPFFGDQILNASYICNVWKIGLELKNLERGNIERTIKRLMVDMEGNYIRKRAMDLKEKAAFYLMEDGSTSCSFDGLAKHISSV; encoded by the exons ATGGAGGAACAACAGAAATCCAGTCATGTGGTGCTTGTTATGGTAACCTTTCAAGGCCACATAAATGCCGCTCTCCAGCTAGCTACTATCTTGCACTCAAAGGGCTTCTCAATCACTATAGTTCACCTTGAATTGAACCCTCCGAACCCTTCAAACTACCCCGAATTCACCTTCGTATCCATACCAGATAATCTCACGGAATCTCAACTCTCAGATAAAGATATTCCAGGTCTTGTGAGGAGTGTCAACAAAAACTGTGCAGCACCATTACAGCAATGCCTCGAAAAGATCTTGCACTCTCATCACCATATCTCTGCTGTCATCTATGATTCATTCATGTTTTGTGCTCAACCTATAGTCGACGATTTGGGGCTACCAGGGGTAACTCTGTGTACACATTCTGCTCTAGGATTGCTATTCTATCATGTCTTTCCTCAACTTAATGAGAAAG TTTGTGTTGCAGATTGTATATCTGGACTTGAATCACCAGAGCTTCAAGCTCTTCAGCTTCAAGGCTTTCATGCATTATCATCACAGAATCCGACTGAAGCAGGGATGGAGGTGGGAGCTGCATTCGCAAATGCGTTGAAGAGCTCATCAGCTATAATTGTGAACTCAATGGAATTTTTAGAACTAGAAGTACTGTCAAAGATCAAACAATACTTACCTACTCCAATTTTCATCGTAGGACCATTACACAAATTAGCTCCAACCATGTGCAACTCATTATGTACTGAGGACAATAAATGCATCTCTTGGCTTAACAAACAAGCCCCCAAATCTGTCATCTATGTGAGCTTTGGTAGCATTGTCAATATTGATAAGCAAGAACTAATTGACACAGCTTGGGGACTATCCAACAGTAAACAACCCTTCCTGTGGGTGGTTAGGCCTAGTATGGATCGTGGCTCAGAATGGACTGAATCATTGCTAAATGGGTTGGAAGAGAGTGTGGGAGAAAGAGGTTTCATTGTGAAATGGGCACCTCAAAAGGAAGTGTTGGCTCACGCTGCAGTGGGTGGATTTTGGAGTCACTGTGGGTGGAATTCAACCATTGAGAGTATTTGTGAAGGGGTACCGATGTTATGCAGACCTTTCTTTGGAGACCAAATCTTGAACGCAAGTTACATCTGTAACGTTTGGAAAATAGGCTTGGAATTGAAGAATCTGGAAAGAGGGAATATAGAAAGAACAATAAAAAGACTAATGGTTGATATGGAAGGAAATTACATCAGAAAGAGAGCTATGGATTTGAAGGAGAAAGCTGCTTTTTATCTAATGGAGGATGGTTCTACAAGCTGTTCTTTCGATGGGCTAGCAAAACATATATCATCAGTTTAA